A genomic segment from Syngnathus scovelli strain Florida chromosome 3, RoL_Ssco_1.2, whole genome shotgun sequence encodes:
- the ccl27a gene encoding C-C motif chemokine 27a yields MELKTIVVTLCLVALAIHSTEGGIIKCCVKTRKTIPKPVLMKVHSWYLQDSTGPCDIDALVMYVGGWKKPICADPSMEKDLNRVQKIQEMMLGKVR; encoded by the exons ATGGAGCTGAAAACGATTGTTGTGACTTTGTGCCTCGTTGCTTTGGCCATCCACTCTACTGAAG GTGGCATCATTAAATGCTGTGTGAAAACCAGAAAGACCATCCCCAAGCCAGTACTCATGAAGGTCCACTCGTGGTACTTGCAAGACAGCACCGGACCTTGTGACATCGACGCTCTCGT CATGTACGTGGGGGGCTGGAAAAAGCCCATTTGTGCTGACCCCAGCATGGAGAAAGATCTGAACAGGGTTCAGAAGATCCAGGAGATGATGCTGGGAAAAGTACGCTGA
- the LOC125994331 gene encoding intracellular hyaluronan-binding protein 4: protein MLPDVYGCVVANRFGNLPDDDSDPLDLISEVEREQERKRKKKKEEDEQKAKQKKSGQKESQRDRRMPIIKTALPEPDAVCKQPARDRRDDRAEGKRGSKMAVCGERRANPAVYPQEFSVAKPSNNRDTDFKSRGGGRGGRGGRGGRGGYTRNSDYFALRGKREYDRHNGTGISPDEKRGGRGPWNWGCVEEPAGELMDVMPDAQVHSEEPQAPVEENQNIAVPEEEEEMLVQVAVEMTLDEWKALQEVSRPKAEFNIRKPDNKIPSKAKVIHKSKHVEHLKGHVEGMEDEGTFLRRSVNDITSLLDINFGSLGRPPRGGRGRGARGGLSSYSERDQATLEKVGEVAPDPDNPEDFPELSAGK, encoded by the exons ATGTTGCCGGACGTCTACGGCTGCGTTGTGGCCAACAGGTTCGGGAATCTTCCCGACGACGACAGCGACCCTTTGGACTTAATAAGCGAGGTGGAGCGCGAACAGGAgagaaagaggaagaaaaagaaggaggaggatgaaCAAAAAGCCAAGCAGAAGAAATCTGGCCAGAAAGAATCCCAGAGGGACAGACGCATGCCCATTATTAAAACAGCCCTTCCAGAACCTGATGCAG TTTGCAAGCAGCCAGCTCGTGACAGAAGGGATGACAGAGCAGAGGGAAAAAGAGGCTCCAAGATGGCCGTCTGTGGGGAGCGTAGGGCCAACCCAGCTGTTTATCCACAGGAATTCTCTGTCGCAAA GCCTTCCAACAATCGCGATACCGACTTCAAGAGTCGAGGGGGAGGCAGAGGTGGCAGAGGTGGCAGAGGTGGGAGAGGAGGATACACAAGGAACTCTGATTATTTTGCCTTAAGGGGCAAAAGAGAATATGACCGACACAATGGAAC CGGCATCTCACCGGATGAGAAGCGGGGTGGTAGAGGTCCCTGGAATTGGGGTTGTGTTGAAGAACCAGCCGG TGAGTTAATGGATGTGATGCCTGATGCTCAAGTACATTCTGAGGAGCCTCAAGCACCAGTGGAAGAGAACCAAAACAT TGCAGTgccagaggaggaagaagaaatgtTGGTTCAGGTTGCTGTGGAGATGACGCTTGATGAATGGAAGGCCTTGCAGGAGGTCAGTCGTCCAAAGGCAGAGTTTAATATCCGCAAACCAGACAACAAGATTCCATCAAAGGCCAAAGTCATCCACAAGTCCAAACATGTGGAG CATCTAAAGGGGCATGTAGAAGGAATGGAGGACGAAGGAACATTCCTACGCCGATCTGTGAATGACATCACCTCCCTTCTGGACATCAACTTTGGTAGTCTGGGACGCCCGCCTCGGGGGGGTAGAGGCAGGGGGGCCCGTGGAGGCCTGTCCAGTTACTCTGAGAGAGACCAAGCCACACTGGAGAAG GTGGGTGAAGTGGCTCCAGACCCTGACAACCCAGAAGATTTCCCAGAATTATCAGCAGGCAAATGA
- the ubox5 gene encoding RING finger protein 37, protein MVVNLCLPHFNTSICCNKLCADGYDVTNLISADPTVQRRGFKLEYFLRPPVQVTLRFGFRVELCRVDVELWPWGMDRGQCSKRLEISTSSDPLPPPNFGQDQFKNGLREEQKSRKQEEPRQARQSNGHQCSLQAQKWGGKASDVSQQKPQTQSGSFEQDFKLVGRCELKEETKVSFSRPPFHLRPPFVCPPPPRPSDSRQEELWSRGHLSLTSVTQLRVTLPFGGSASALGLKALAVWGLPAHSCPPEEVEKIEHAQKASQRSRCGHVKATVNQIKQSCSDTPSAECLNSIPEEFLDPITQEVMSLPMLLPSGVSVDSTTLEEHQKREASWGRPTSDPFTGVPFTATSQPLPNPQLKRRIDHFVLQNGGARRDGMTGRSGESEKPNASRLIGSLAANIVEDNVTGQSSDSGNIPHDSKLCNKNTTLNLNGGRKRHLSGSEADVPQLLPQAKQPRSHTTPGPSSGGSHEQHLSASLDDALIAVLKGRPSFTSNLSTRGTAAPLTGSVEPSTVRQATAAGERTCSSCSCALSPYSMPASPVYRLLCGHLLCRPCLQSYSAPALNSITTMTSSARFLCATCRTPSSRSDILRVHH, encoded by the exons ATGGTTGTCAATCTTTGCCTGCCACACTTCAATACGAGCATATGTTGCAATAAG TTGTGTGCAGATGGTTATGATGTCACAAACCTTATATCAGCGGATCCTACTGTGCAAAGGCGGGGCTTCAAGCTGGAGTACTTTTTACGTCCTCCTGTGCAG GTAACGTTAAGGTTCGGCTTCCGGGTGGAGCTGTGCAGAGTAGATGTGGAGCTATGGCCTTGGGGCATGGACCGAGGACAGTGCAGCAAGAGACTGGAGATCAGCACCAGCTCTGATCCGCTTCCTCCTCCGAATTTTGGCCAGGATCAGTTTAAAAATGGCCtccgggaggagcagaagagcAGAAAGCAAGAAGAACCACGTCAAGCTCGTCAGTCGAATGGCCATCAGTGTAGTCTCCAGGCTCAGAAGTGGGGTGGGAAGGCTTCAGATGTGTCTCAGCAAAAGCCTCAGACTCAATCAGGCAGTTTTGAGCAAGACTTTAAACTGGTGGGCCGTTGTGAGCTCAAGGAGGAAACCAAAGTTAGTTTCTCCCGTCCTCCTTTTCACCTGCGGCCCCCCTTTGTGTGCCCGCCTCCTCCTCGCCCCAGCGACAGTCGGCAAGAAGAACTGTGGAGCCGAGGACACCTTTCCTTGACATCCGTCACGCAGCTCCGCGTGACACTGCCTTTCGGCGGCTCGGCATCCGCTCTGGGTCTCAAGGCTTTGGCGGTTTGGGGGCTGCCGGCTCATTCCTGCCCCCCAGAGGAAGTTGAGAAGATTGAGCACGCTCAAAAAGCCAGTCAAAGGTCACGATGTGGCCATGTCAAAGCAACTGTCAATCAAATTAAGCAGTCCTGCTCAGACACACCAAG CGCAGAATGTCTAAATTCAATCCCAGAGGAGTTCCTTGACCCCATCACCCAGGAAGTAATGTCGCTCCCCATGCTGCTTCCAAGCGGCGTGTCAGTGGACAGCACCACCCTGGAGGAGCACCAGAAACGGGAAGCCTCGTGGGGGAGACCAACGAGCGACCCCTTCACCGGCGTCCCCTTCACCGCCACCTCCCAGCCACTCCCCAATCCTCAGCTGAAAAGACGAATCGACCACTTCGTCCTGCAGAACGGCGGCGCGAGGAGGGACGGGATGACAGGGAGAAGTGGGGAGTCAGAAAAGCCAAACGCCTCCAGGTTAATTGGCTCTTTGGCGGCAAATATAGTAGAGGACAACGTAACGGGACAGTCGTCAGATTCTGGAAACATTCCACACGACTCGAAGCTTTGCAACAAAAACACAACGCTAAATCTTAACGGCGGGAGGAAACGACACCTGAGTGGATCAGAGGCAGATGTGCCACAGCTACTACCTCAAGCGAAACAACCAAGAAGTCACACAACACCAG GGCCAAGCAGCGGTGGCTCGCATGAGCAACATCTGTCAGCCAGCCTGGACGATGCTCTCATAGCCGTCTTAAAGGGGAGACCCTCCTTTACGTCAAACTTATCCACGCGGGGGACTGCCGCTCCTCTCACCGGGTCAGTGGAGCCCTCAACTGTACGACAGGCTACTGCTGCAG GCGAGAGGACGTGTTCATCTTGTTCCTGCGCGCTCTCCCCATACTCGATGCCGGCATCCCCAGTTTACCGGCTGCTCTGCGGCCACTTGCTGTGCCGCCCCTGCCTCCAAAGTTACTCGGCACCTGCGCTCAACTCCATCACCACCATGACATCCTCCGCCCGCTTCCTGTGCGCAACCTGCCGAACTCCCTCGTCTCGTAGCGACATCCTCCGCGTGCATCACTAG
- the sprb gene encoding sepiapterin reductase b, with translation MSGVLHANGTTLGRCMCIITGASKGFGRALANLVADYLKPGSVLLLVARSTLLLQQLKDELLQNLKDIQDVTIHCTAADLGTKDGVEITVDMARQQSLKEIDHVLLINNAASLGDISPFENFTDLDRVNSYLALNISSVLALTAGVLQAFPPRAGLRWSVVNCSSTFAVQPLPSWVLYCTAKAAREMMFKVLAAENPNVKVLSYSPGPMDTEMQEDIRRLTGIQYHLHPCHESATKLMRLLLDNDFATGSQIDFFQL, from the exons ATGTCTGGAGTTCTTCACGCAAATGGAACCACTTTGGGAAGGTGCATGTGCATCATCACAGGAGCTTCCAAAGGATTCGGACGGGCACTTGCGAATCTT GTGGCAGACTACCTCAAGCCGGGTTCCGTGTTACTGCTGGTGGCTCGCTCCACGCTTTTGCTCCAGCAGTTGAAGGATGAACTGCTGCAAAACCTCAAGGACATCCAGGACGTGACCATTCACTGTACGGCAGCAGATCTGGGCACAAAAGACGGCGTGGAAATCACTGTGGACATGGCAAGACAGCAGAGTCTCAAAGAAATAGACCACGTGCTTCTTATCAATAACGCCG CCTCATTGGGTGACATCTCCCCGTTTGAGAACTTCACTGACCTCGACCGGGTCAATTCCTACCTGGCCTTGAACATTAGCTCCGTGCTGGCGCTGACCGCGGGAGtgttgcaggcctttccaccgcGAGCTGGACTGCGGTGGAGCGTGGTCAACTGCTCCTCAACCTTTGCTGTGCagcccttgccctcctgggtgcTCTACTGCACCGCCAAAGCAGCCAGGGAGATGATGTTCAAGGTGCTGGCAGCTGAGAATCCCAACGTCAAAGTGCTCAGCTACTCGCCAG GGCCAATGGACACAGAGATGCAGGAGGATATTCGAAGATTGACCGGCATCCAGTATCATCTGCACCCATGTCATGAATCTGCAACCAAGCTAATGAGACTTCTTTTAGACAATGATTTTGCCACAGGCTCACAAATTGACTTCTTTCAATTGTAA
- the lzts3b gene encoding leucine zipper putative tumor suppressor 3 codes for MGSVGSGVAGEQEFAMKSVGTRTTLPRAPPLSRRCPGDRSCSAERLPRPPATISDGTASSDERGSVSIGTATCTDRPTETASTTNTECTMAAPNNNSQLECGNAALRREWERERQRERGRDRDRDRDWDRERLDRERERERNRERERERVERERLERERERERERARERERERIEREKIERERERERERERERERERLEGERLEREREMQAAGLDVCGNVVGRGANEKNSVGVNQHQHREMVAARTDGENNQAGHNPPKIMAVSGKLEQAMQRDTGLVRPSAFKPVVPKSFHSMQNLVGQAGGAGSEGKSEARAEGFCEGRGGRRGRDGGGGESGEVPEALLLDQESPVRVTRGEGVGNPNEVVPGGMSDSGRNSLTSLPTYTGSGSGCGPPAVLGPLSASTSHINRLGMAGAAAGLDKMEKPGYQNGLCASDSGRSSSGKSSSSYQRLSHMSDAPGPLRPSPSSDDIIQDLEDRLWEKEQEVQHMRRNLDQSEAAIIQVFEEKQRVWERQMDELRQNYASRLQQVTRRAQRSQTALQAQITRLSQDKRRLQEEMAALLAQREELERKCLDYRKEQADILPRLEETKWEVCQKAGEISLLKQQLRESQAEVTQRAGEMVALRGQLKELNAQLREQEEAMLGLKESYSSKSLELEKCEADLRRTLSEVSILREKLGVFEAEVLSLKRALNEVSRGAEVVMSPNLAAAGLLPPWGMVHCPRTPGDQSTNSLPPTADTLLSLQSDEAKAQRQEAQRQQREEAQWQQQQRQDAHAQQEMQMRQDAHLRHEAQLRQDAHLRHEAQLRHEAQLCQEAQQRQQEAHWDEAGELRRQLEQLQAALRLERQQRERQALNFDQERHTWQDEKERVLKYQAQLQLSYVETLQKNQALEKRMSQLGNKPSVACTVPTTTVTNTSPSSSSGSPPPQSLSALSPQPPPSLTLTLSPPCEDQKGPPSLHQLAPPWAGPSRLERIESTEI; via the exons ATGGGCAGTGTTGGCAGTGGGGTGGCAGGAGAGCAGGAATTTGCCATGAAGTCCGTAGGCACGAGGACCACGCTGCCCCGCGCTCCACCTCTTTCGCGCCGTTGCCCCGGCGACCGCAGCTGCAGCGCAGAGCGTCTGCCCCGGCCCCCCGCGACTATATCTGACGGGACGGCCTCTAGCGACGAGCGAGGGAGCGTTAGTATCGGCACCGCCACCTGTACCGACCGGCCCACTGAAACGGCCTCCACCACCAACACGGAATGTACCATGGCGGCGCCCAACAACAACAGCCAGCTGGAGTGCGGCAACGCAGCCCTCAGGAGGGAGTGGGAGAGGGAAAGGCAACGAGAACGGGGTAGAGACAGGGACCGGGACCGAGACTGGGACCGGGAGAGGTTGGATAGGGAACGAGAGCGGGAGAGGAACCGGGAGAGAGAGCGGGAGCGGGTGGAGAGAGAAAGACTGGAGCGAGAGCGGGAGAGGGAACGGGAGAGAGcccgagagagggagagggagcggATCGAGAGGGAGAAGATCGAAAGGGAGCGGGAGCGAGAACGGGaacgagagagggagagggaacGAGAGAGGCTGGAGGGGGAACGACTGGAACGGGAGAGAGAGATGCAGGCCGCGGGTCTGGATGTCTGCGGGAACGTCGTGGGCCGAGGAGCCAACGAGAAGAACAGTGTTGGGGTGAACCAGCATCAGCACAGAGAGATGGTAGCCGCCAGAACCGACGGTGAAAATAACCAGGCGGGACACAACCCGCCCAAAATCATGGCGGTGTCGGGAAAACTGGAGCAG GCAATGCAGCGAGACACCGGTCTTGTCCGTCCCTCCGCCTTCAAACCGGTGGTTCCGAAGAGTTTCCACTCCATGCAGAACCTCGTGGGCCAGGCAGGCGGGGCTGGGAGCGAGGGCAAAAGCGAGGCGAGGGCCGAAGGCTTCTGTGAGGGGAGAGGTGGCAGGAGAGGCAGGGATGGTGGAGGGGGGGAGTCAGGAGAAGTCCCGGAGGCCCTGCTCCTGGACCAGGAAAGCCCGGTGAGGGTCACCAGAGGTGAGGGAGTGGGAAACCCTAATGAGGTGGTTCCGGGGGGGATGTCCGACTCAGGCAGGAACTCTTTGACCAGCCTGCCCACCTACACGGGTTCGGGCTCTGGTTGTGGACCTCCGGCCGTACTTGGGCCGCTTAGTGCTTCCACAAGCCACATCAACAGGTTGGGCATGGCCGGTGCGGCAGCGGGCTTGGACAAGATGGAGAAGCCCGGCTACCAG AACGGGCTTTGTGCCTCAGACAGTGGTCGATCTTCATCAGGGAAGAGCTCCTCGTCCTATCAGAGGCTGAGTCACATGAGTGACGCACCCGGACCGTTACGCCCCTCCCCATCCTCGGATGACATCATCCAGGACCTGGAGGACCGCTTATGGGAGAAAGAGCAAGAG GTGCAGCACATGCGCCGCAACCTGGACCAAAGCGAAGCTGCCATCATTCAGGTGTTTGAGGAGAAGCAGCGAGTATGGGAGCGACAAATGGACGAGCTGAGACAGAACTATGCCTCGCGCTTGCAGCAG GTTACGCGGCGTGCACAGCGTTCGCAGACCGCCCTGCAAGCCCAGATAACCCGTTTGTCCCAAGACAAGAGAAGACTCCAGGAGGAGATGGCAGCCCTACTTGCCCAGCGAGAGGAGCTGGAGAGAAAGTGTCTGGATTACAGGAAGGAGCAGGCTGACATATTGCCACGTCTGGAGGAGACCAAGTGGGAG GTGTGTCAGAAGGCCGGCGAGATCTCCTTGCTGAAGCAGCAGCTGAGAGAAAGTCAAGCTGAGGTGACGCAGCGGGCCGGAGAGATGGTGGCTCTCAGGGGCCAGCTCAAGGAGCTCAACGCCCAGCTGAGGGAGCAGGAGGAGGCCATGCTCGGACTGAAAGAGTCCTACAGCTCCAAGAGTCTGGAGTTGGAGAAGTGCGAGGCGGACCTGAGGAGGACTCTGTCCGAG gttTCCATCCTCCGAGAGAAGCTTGGTGTTTTCGAGGCAGAGGTCTTGAGTCTAAAACGAGCCCTGAATGAAGTCAGCAGAGGAGCCGAGGTCGTCATGAGCCCAAATTTAGCCGCCGCGGGCCTTTTGCCACCCTGGGGAATGGTCCACTGCCCGCGAACTCCCGGTGATCAATCGACCAACTCGCTCCCCCCTACGGCCGACACCCTGCTGAGTCTTCAGAGTGATGAAGCCAAAGCTCAGAGGCAGGAGGCTCAGAGGCAGCAACGAGAAGAAGCGCAGTGGCAACAGCAGCAGCGTCAGGACGCGCACGCGCAGCAGGAAATGCAGATGCGGCAGGACGCTCACTTACGCCACGAAGCCCAACTCCGCCAGGACGCTCACCTCCGCCACGAGGCCCAGTTGCGCCACGAAGCCCAGCTCTGTCAGGAAgcccagcagcggcagcaggaaGCTCACTGGGACGAAGCGGGCGAGCTGCGCAGACAGCTGGAGCAGCTTCAAGCCGCCTTGCGGCTCGAGCGACAGCAACGCGAGCGCCAAGCCCTCAACTTCGACCAGGAGCGACACACCTGGCAGGACGAGAAAGAGCGGGTGCTGAAATACCAAGCCCAACTGCAGCTGAGCTACGTGGAGACCCTGCAGAAGAATCAGGCTTTGGAGAAACGCATGAGCCAACTGGGGAACAAACCCAGCGTCGCGTGCACCGTTCCCACCACCACTGTCACCAACACCtccccgtcctcctcctccggTTCGCCACCACCGCAATCCCTCTCGGCTCTGTCTCCCCAACCGCCTCCatccctcaccctcaccctgtCCCCGCCCTGCGAAGACCAGAAGGGTCCGCCTTCTCTCCACCAGCTTGCCCCTCCTTGGGCAGGACCTTCACGCCTGGAGAGGATAGAGTCCACTGAAATTTAA
- the LOC125994335 gene encoding vasotocin-neurophysin VT 1, whose translation MRKHIRLDLSGAPVTSRTSVNQAVKSEVAGGEAARSKRKLSIDRSAAMARSSVLPLCVLGLLAFSTALSSACYIQNCPRGGKRALAETALRQCMSCGPGERGRCYGPNICCIDDFGCLLGSPETTHCVEENYLLTPCQAGGRPCGLEGGHCAASGFCCNSESCAVDSSCLGEVELENPAQTSAGSSPAELLMRLLHVATRGQTEY comes from the exons ATGCGCAAACACATTCGCCTCGACCTCTCTGGTGCGCCTGTGACGTCACGTACAAGTGTCAATCAAGCAGTTAAAAGCGAGGTAGCGGGCGGTGAAGCAGCCCGCAGCAAACGAAAGCTCAGCATTGATCGATCAGCAGCAATGGCTCGCTCTTCTGTGCTCCCCCTGTGCGTCCTGGGACTCCTCGCCTTCTCCACCGCACTCTCCTCCGCCTGCTACATCCAGAACTGCCCCCGGGGAGGCAAGCGTGCCTTGGCCGAGACTGCACTCCGACAG TGCATGTCATGCGGCCCAGGGGAAAGAGGCCGCTGCTACGGCCCCAACATCTGCTGCATAGATGACTTTGGCTGCCTTCTGGGCTCCCCGGAAACGACTCACTGCGTGGAGGAGAACTACCTGCTTACCCCCTGCCAAGCTGGCGGGCGACCCTGCGGACTCGAGGGGGGCCACTGCGCCGCTTCGGGATTCTGCTGTAACTCTG AGAGCTGTGCTGTGGACTCCTCCTGCCTGGGGGAGGTTGAGTTGGAGAATCCTGCCCAAACCTCTGCAGGGAGCTCACCTGCAGAGCTGCTCATGCGCCTTCTCCATGTAGCTACCAGGGGACAGACTGAGTACTAA
- the znf367 gene encoding zinc finger protein 367 codes for MTDSKHPHVIFCNDSPKRVLVSVIKTTPIKPQKVEAMTPASPGFSDFMVYPWKWGENAHNVTLSPGSLSGPSSPGRTAGDGDAASSPDQNKDGIRRGRPRADTVRELISEGETSSSRIRCNICNRVFPREKSLQAHKRTHTGERPYLCDYPNCSKAFVQSGQLKTHQRLHTGEKPFVCSEKECGNRFTHANRHCPKHPFSRLRREEPKEGTAKAQSVDNKAVAEWLAKYWQTREQRAPTASTAKAQGKVRAQDQEQRDPMEFLQSDEENDEEEEMAEDEKGCQGGAAKRRLQEQRERLHGALALIELANNLSA; via the exons ATGACTGACAGCAAGCACCCTCACGTTATCTTTTGCAACGACTCACCCAAGAGGGTCCTGGTTTCCGTCATCAAGACCACTCCGATCAAGCCCCAGAAGGTGGAGGCCATGACTCCCGCGAGCCCGGGATTCAGCGACTTCATGGTTTACCCGTGGAAATGGGGGGAGAACGCCCACAATGTGACACTGAGCCCAGGCTCACTAAGCGGGCCTTCGTCTCCAGGCAGGACGGCCGGAGACGGCGACGCGGCTTCTTCGCCTGACCAGAACAAG GATGGCATCCGCAGAGGGCGCCCTCGAGCCGACACTGTCCGGGAGCTAATCAGCGAGGGTGAGACGTCCTCCAGCCGCATCCGCTGCAACATCTGCAACCGGGTGTTCCCCAGGGAGAAGTCTCTCCAGGCCCATAAAAGAACACACACGG GTGAGCGACCATATTTGTGCGACTACCCTAACTGCAGCAAGGCATTCGTCCAGAGTGGTCAGCTGAAGACCCACCAGCGTCtccacactggagagaaacccTTTGTCTGCTCAGAGAAag AGTGCGGCAATCGATTCACGCACGCCAACCGTCACTGCCCTAAGCATCCATTCTCCCGCCTGAGGAGGGAGGAGCCAAAGGAGGGCACGGCCAAGGCGCAGTCTGTGGACAACAAGGCAGTAGCGGAGTGGCTGGCAAA GTACTGGCAGACCCGAGAGCAGCGGGCTCCCACCGCCTCCACTGCCAAGGCGCAGGGTAAAGTCAGAGCGCAGGACCAGGAGCAACGAGACCCCATGGAGTTCCTCCAGTCAGACGAGGAGAacgacgaagaggaggagatgGCAGAGGACGAGAAGGGCTGCCAGGGTGGAGCCGCCAAGCGTCGCCTCCAGGAGCAGCGGGAGCGTCTCCATGGCGCTCTAGCACTCATTGAGTTGGCCAACAATCTGTCCGCCTGA